The Perca fluviatilis chromosome 24, GENO_Pfluv_1.0, whole genome shotgun sequence genome has a window encoding:
- the LOC120554288 gene encoding uncharacterized protein LOC120554288 has protein sequence MKSLQTSEIMAHQLEESTRQQSTLKEWHLLRKPRVTCSRFREVCHVRGQSSAENLALRILRPGYQTAEMKRGLQMESKAVEEYCLVKDVNHYPCGFIIHPDAPWLGSSPDGLVYDPNAEPAFGLLEVKCPNVRSYVDCTYLRVSDGVLQLKPSHTYYWQVQGQLLITGLEWCDFVVYAEDDMFIQRIYKDGRIMKTMKEKVDFFYFYFYYLCFWLEKNHAIDSTYFNQF, from the exons ATGAAATCTCTTCAAACATCAGAGATCATGGCGCACCAACTTGAGGAAAGCACAAGACAACAGAGCACACTGAAGGAATGGCACCTTCTAAGAAAGCCACGAGTGACTTGCTCTAGATTCAG AGAGGTTTGCCATGTGAGAGGACAGTCCTCAGCGGAGAACCTGGCACTCAGGATTTTACGGCCAGGTTATCAGACCGCAGAAATGAAGAGGGGTCTTCAGATGGAGTCCAAGGCTGTAGAAGAGTACTGCCTTGTTAAAGATGTAAACCACTATCCTTGCGGTTTCATCATCCACCCAGATGCACCATGGCTCGGGTCATCACCAGATGGGTTGGTATACGACCCGAATGCCGAGCCTGCGTTTGGACTGCTGGAGGTGAAGTGTCCTAATGTGAGAAGCTATGTAGACTGTACGTACCTTAGGGTCTCCGATGGAGTGCTACAGCTAAAACCATCTCACACGTACTACTGGCAGGTACAGGGACAACTGCTCATTACTGGTCTGGAATGGTGTGATTTTGTTGTCTATGCAGAAGATGACATGTTCATTCAAAGAATATACAAGGATGGCAGAatcatgaaaacaatgaaagaaaaggttgatttcttctatttttacttttactatctatgcttttggcttgaaaaaaaTCATGCCATTGACAGTACTTATTTCAATCAGTTTTAA